AAAGAGAAGGAGCTACTAAAGGAAACAGAGGCAAATTTCAAAgcatcaaattgcaaagtcaaatttctttcgATCTATGCTTGATGTATACggcatttttatgacaactgacGGTAACTGAGTAGTTTCTTGACTGTAccataaaatggcaccatgtgcctggaatATACATAATGCTGTTCTTTAACATCGTGTTTTGGGAGCTGAGGGTTGTAATTCAAGACAAAGACCACAGTGTTTGGCTTCATCTCTCCCTTTGCTGTGTTTAATCGCTCTGCATGAAAGGCTCTGTCAGTTCACTCACTGCCCACATTTGAGTTCAAGAATGCACACGGTTCAAACGCACGACTGTGCGCTCAGGGCCTGCCACAATAACTGAGGCCTGTGTGACGGCTTAGACCAAGATTGTTCTGGATGATTAGGCAACGACAACCCTTGGTAAACTTGTCTCTGGGTTCAGGGCTGTGGTCGAGCACATCTTTGTCTTTACTGCATCTGAAGATTAGGTGATGATCGAACAGTTAAATGTTAGATGATGGCATGTTTGCCTTTGTCTTGCAATCAAAACCTGCAACTTTAGAACCACTTGCTGGATATTTAATTGCccatattttattagataaaatatgaaagatGTGCATTGGATTGccacacaaagaaaatgtgactATACTTCAGTTTAAATCACCAACTCAATGCTGTAAGACTTACTTAAGAAACCTTGACAAATGTATCTCATCAAGTTTAGAAGGGCTTTGCAGTGTTGGGAGGAAGATATGATAATGGAGGGAAGATTACCTCCACCCTAAGCTCTCATAAAAACTTGGAGATGGCAGCCAGAGAGAGTGCAGTTTTATGGTCCACTCCCAGGATTTTACAATTAACTTCACTTACTGTATACAGTAGCAGTAACTTTTAAATCTTGCAGGCATATTTATCCTGTGAGTCTCACAGGATTCAATgtgaagtgaaaatgtttttgttctgataaACTTCTCCTTTAGTCAGACTTTTTATGACGTTTtaccagctgcagctgctttcgTTGATCAAGATTTTCTTGCTAGAGCAGAGTTTTAATGTTGATCATGTCTTTTTGTTTAGCTGGCTTCCTCTCTACCAGACAGGCTTTAGTAAAACTCAACCTTGGAAACAGTGAGCAGGAGGGTGAACTTTCCTTGAAAATACGCCAGGTTATCTCTGTACCCTTCATGAACTCTGGAGTCTGACTGCCTGGACGAAGACATGAAGGGGACTCTGCAGGGGAAATCATTAAAACTAGagataatcaaaacacaaatgtttactttgtaaatttaaaacatcGGTTATAGCAACATCTTTGGTTAAGCCATCTGTAAGGAGTCGACATTTTCCTTTGGCGTTCATCTGCCAAATGGCGGcatctctctgtgttttatcaGCTGAGCTTGGGGCAGTGAATGACGCGCAACAAAGGAACAGCCTCCATGTTTTTAAGACGTTATCTGTGCACATGTCTACACATCTGGAGGAGCAATTCAAGCTGCTTGTCCATGACCCACAGCCTCAGGCATGAGCCCCCCCACACACTAACTCTAAAAGCATTAATGAGAATCtgctttcttccttcctccttccATGAGAAATCTGTACGTCTTTATCCGCAAAAGTTACAGAAAGTAGCTGGAAAATACATCCAGTCTGTTTCAGTGAATATCTCCAGAGAGACAAATTAAGTGATTCGGTTTTGAACAACTCCAAAGCAGAACCGCTACCAGCGTTTGAAAGGTTATTATTTATGAACTTCCCACTGAACTGTCACTCTTCAGGTGAAATGTCCCCGTCGTGGGCCAAATTGAAGGAAAAGAAATGGGTCAGTGGTGCCGTCGGTGAATGAAAGCCGCAAAGATTTGACAGGGTTGAGGAGCCGCAGGGGAGGTTCGGGGAGGACAAAGGCGCTTGGAAACCGAGGGCGATGAACCAACTAAGAGACGCCGCGGAGACATTGATGTTCTCTGATGTTGTCTGCTTTCTCTGAATCCAAATTATAACGTGACGTCACAGAACTTTGTCCAGCGTGCATTGAATGTTTGCATGTGTTATGCATGCGAGTGCCGTTGCGTGTGcatcacacaaataaaatgtgcatgCGTGTGTCAATGTGCGTGATGTCAGTCTGCCCACGGCGGTGCAGTAAAATGGCTGCTGATGAATATAAATCAGGTGACTGAACAGGCTGGGGTTTCTTCCCAGGCCAGCTCAGAAGATTGTGTAATGCCCACTCCTACACTGgccgtgcacacacacacacacacacacacacacactacccCTGCTGCAACTGGGTGAACAACCCATCCACAACTGTGTTTACCAGTCAGTCTCCAGAGTAGAGCACCATGAAAGAGGGCACACACTGAGGCTCACCGGGATTATTTGGAGCACTCGAATGGCTTTCTCTTGAACTCAATCGACCACAGTGATTTGGTATTTTGGACTTCGGACCCCAAGCTGGAACATTATCCTCCCGTGAATGTTGAAGCACGTTGTGGGCCCTCAGAAGCGAGGAAGTGAGGTTCTGACAATGTGGATCCCAACCCCCAGCATGACCGTCCCGCAGCGGATGGTGCTGTACGGGACTTGCGTGGTGGCGCTGGTCAACTCCGTGGGCCTCCTCGTCCTCGTGGTGCAGCAGAATCAGCAGCACGCGCGGCTGCAGCAGACCGAAGCCAGGCTGGCCGAGGTGGAGCAGAGCTCGGTGGTGGAGTTCATCCAGGAGGTGCCGAGGGGAGCGGCGGGGCTGCGAGCGGGCCCCGGGGACCGCTCACAATACCAGCAGTACTCCAGGAACAAGAGGAGCGAGGAGAAGGACCTGCAGCGGGAGCATCACCATGACGATGAAGGGAAGGGGTTACGGCTGAAGGAGGCCAGCCAGGAGGTCGGTGAGGAGAAGGACGAGTTGAAGCTCGAGCTGAAGCACAAGCACCGACACGGCCAGCATTACAACACACAGGatgacatgatgatgatgatgacttACTCCATGGTGCCGGTGAGATGGTTGTACTGTTAATCATTTCATTAAAGTCAGCCACCTTCCTGTTTTAAATCCTGCATTCAAATCTAATTGAGCTAAATTGGCTTATTCTATGATCACAGGCTGCAGGTTTCATTTTATCCCAGTTTATTACGACGCATCCGAGACGATGAGCTGCTTAATGCAATCTGCAGATTACAAAACTACTAGAACAACAGGAGAATTTTTCAACCAATAAGATTCCTACATTGTTATTCGTACAGATCAGCATGGGCATAAATCATACTAATGCTTGTCTGCACGATCAcctaaaatggatttaaaaatcTGCTCTGATTTTAATCCAATGTATTTTACTATCATCATAAATTCAGATattccttcttcctcttcagatTAAATTGTTGATTGACATCTGCAACAGCACTAAGGGAGTCTGCCTCGCCGGTACGCCTTCATGAATTAACTACAAATTTACATGTAAAGACATAACTCACACTTTACTCATCAACAACCTCTCTCTTTGCTTTGCAGGACCGCCGGGGCCACCAGGTGAGTGAAGCCTTACATCTTAAACCCAAATCTGAAATTTATCTTTCCCATTAGTGGAGGAGCTGCTTCtctgttaatttaaaaaaaaaaaatccattctaTCCATTTGTTGTGTAGGTCTGCCTGGTGCAGATGGCTTGCCAGGCCACAATGGGACCGATGGCATTCCAGGACTGAATGGACTGCCTGGAGCGGttggaaaaagaggaaagaagggTATGGAGAGAGGGAGGATCTACTCTGgccatttttattaaatctccAGGCAGTTATGGACATAATAGAGAGGAATTACTGGCATAATGGAACAATCAAAGGGCCAAGGATAACCTGAGGTTAAAAAGTCCACTACGAACAAACGCGCTGCACTCGAGAATTCAGATACATACGGGATAAATAAACATAAGCCCACTTCACAGGCTGGGAACGGCTTAGCAATTTATTGGGGCtgaaagtgtttttgtaatCTTGTAATACACTGGTATTAGATattgtttttacacttttgaaTTGCACTGCTACATCCTTTCACTTGAGCAGAGGCATGACTTTCATAGTGCAGTTTATTAAATACAACCATTAAATTATTGAATCATTTAAatcaataagtaaataaatattaattaggTTTATGGCACAAACTGTctgttctcttaaaaaaaatctaaatttcagTTTCGAAAAGTTGAAAGCCTCATCATTCTCaaactcatatatatatatctatatctatatatatatatatatatatatatatatatatatatatatatatatatatatatatatatatatatatatatatggctgCTGCATGTCCAAAACCTGAAGGTAGCTGCAGTAATAAACAGCATCTTCATTAAATTGAAGTGTGTGATGCTGCATATTTTGGTGTCAATCCAATaccaagaaaacacaaagcccATATCGTAAATATCGATACCAATATTGgtataaatagtttttcactAAGTTGGACATGTTGTCAAACTTCTGacctttagattttttttttttttttgttttaattattttgtgtccAACCCTTGGACAGCATTTAGACAAAGTTAATCTGCAAAAAACTTTAATGAGATACAgacatgattatttttttccagtttttctaaacaaaaatgcaaaaatgataCTTTGAGAGCAAAtccaaccaaaacattttttgaggtAAAGTTGAGACTATGACTGGActacagtacaaaaataaaatcaaatttgaagAGGGTATCTGAAACTAAAGCATTACGGACatgttcattttgtgtttgaatcCTTAACATGCAAAGAAATATAATGTTTTCAGATCTTTATGTAAACACAGTAAATCTTCAACAATACAAAGGGAATGTGTTGATTGTTAAGCTATGTGAGCAGGTTGACTTTAGATAATGATTTTTTTGCTAGTTCATCTCTCTTAGTCAGAAATTTCAATGCTGCATTGTTTTACTCGTGAATGGCAGAGGAGGTGGAATCAGCTCTTCCCCCCCCACATTTCCAGCAAATATTACTCATTACTGTGGTTTTGGCCTTCAGCTGAATGACTTAGAAAAATCTCCCAATTCTCCCACTTCCATTTCACAATGGACTGCATTATGGATGCAACAAAGCCTGTGTATTAgtatttcaccaaaaaaaaaacaaacaaaaaaaaaggatattgGATGAGTTTGTGCTGTTTAACATGATGTCCTCTAAAGGACCTCCGGGTGAGAAAGGAGAACCAGGAGAACAAGGAGAGCAAGGAGAGCCTGGTCCACCCGGAGAGGCATATGAACCATCCAATGATGTCATTGTTGAGGGTAAGGAGACAAAGTAAAACCCAACTACGGTTTAAAAGAAGCCTTTTCTTAAATTGGAAAAGTTTAGACATCTTCATGCTGTTATCTTTTGTTGCTCAGggcctcctggtcctcctggccCTCCAGGGCCTCCTGGACCCATGGGACCTCCTGGGCCTCAAGGGCCTCCAAGGACGAGGCACCACAGAGCTCACCTGCAAACCGCTCAGACTCTGGGTAAAGTTGAACTGTATAACTTTAACGCTGATGAAACAATCATCccatatttctgaatttgacaTGTTTACTGCTAGACGTTTTCTAGCAGTTCAGTGTTAACGTTCAGTAGTGAGAAGGGAAGAACATTAAACCAATCACACTGTGCCTGACAGGGTTGTTGCACGCCGTGCCAAACGACGAAACTTTGACCGTGAAACAAGCTGTGAAACTTCACGAAAAGCCGGTTAAGAACggtgagtgtgttgttttcaCAACGCTAATAATCAATGACCTACAGACGTAAACATCTAATCGTGTTTGGTTTTCCCTCAGAGTGCCTCATAAAGTCCCTGATAAATCCCAGAATTGTGGCGAAGATGGAGAGCACGTTTGGCACGTGGATGAAAGACACAGCTCACCTGAACGATGAGAGGATATGGGTGGCAGAACACTTCTCAGGTGAGCCGCTTTGACTCTTTTCGTTTCTACCAGGGAGGCCTCACATCGAGACGGTGGTTGGGTGAAGATTGTGCCTAAAACTTCCTCAGGTCGCATGTTGAAGGAGTACCAAAACATGGCTGCTTTCCAGAACGGCAGCAGCGAGACGGTGGATGTGAGGAAGTTTTACCAAGGCTGCGGCCACACCGTCCACAACGGCTCCCTCTATTATCACATCGCTGGTACTTCTACTATCGCCAGGTAAGTGTTATTTGTCTTAGAGCGGTTCCATTCAAGTTTCATTACACTCACTTCATTTCGGTAAACTCTTGATCCCTTCCCAGATTTGACTTCAGAACCAGGAGGCTTCACACTCTCTACATAGACAACGCCTTATTCAACAACCTGTCGTACCTGCTGACAAACTCCAAGACCTATTTCAAGATGGCGGCAGACGAAAACGGCCTGTGGTTGATATTTGCCTCGGGAGCGGATGAGAGCATCATGATAGCCCAGCTGGACCAGAAGACCTTCTCCGTCACGTCCTACATAAACACCACGTACCCCCGCACCAAGGCTGGCAACGCTTTCATCGCCTGTGGCGTCTTGTACGTCACCGACACCAAGGACGCCAGAGTTACCTTTGCTTTCGACTTGCTGAAGGGGAAAGCGGTGAATATGACATTTGACTTGAGGTCTCCTGGGGGAGTTTTGGCTATGCTCTCCTACAGCCCGAAGGACAGACACCTGTACGTTTGGGACCAGAACTACGTCAGGCTCTTTGTGGTCCATTACATCTCTGATGAGTGATAATCACGCAGACACAAGCATTACATCGTGCTCTGAAGCAAACCCCGTGTTGACAAAGTGACCCACTACTAGATTTAGAGGGAAAATAAGTTTTAACGTTTACAACAAATATATACATTAGTCTTCATTGTCATGTCAAGCATTTAGTCCAAATGAgtgaacagattttaaatagtttttctttctctacagGAAACTGAATTTATAGTTTGTGCGTTTGTTGTTGCATGAGTTCAAAGTCGGATTTCAGGGTTACTAAGACTGAACACTAATAGGTTTTGTTAAggattttgtactttttcactgcacattttaacatttcaatatCTTTAATGTTGCAACTTTTAACTGTTAGTGCAAGGCAGTGAAGGCACCAAATCTCTTTAAACACCAAAAATGACTTGTTTCCGCCCCTcgcagaaaaaaaagctgtgataAATACCTCTTGTTGCCAACTGAACCAATGACTTACCTTCTGTATCAGTTTTTCATGACAAATGCATGGCAATCCATATTTTGTAGAAAGTTTATACCCCCCAATTATCCATGTCCATGgcagatttacatttaaacttaatttgacCAACATGTTACTTCTGTTTAGAAGTAATATTAAGTTTGTTGTGGCTGtagataatctgtggaaatatgtaaataaacagttttaaaaaaacaaaaggaaaaacactcAGATTTTGTCTCACTTcctttcagaaacaaacttttaggTTAAATGAGAAcgattttaaagcaaaatctgCCCAgcatatgaataattttggccTTCGCAGCacgtttgcatgttttctgcagtttgtgGTGAAACGGCATCAGTGCCGACTGATTACACtgctcaataaaaataaaaaaaaaaacatttaaaaagaaaaagaaagcaaacccgatgaaataaaaatcatttattcaCTTTACAAAGTGACCCGTCTCTCACAAACACCCCCAGGCTCGACGGCCCTGGCAAACATCTAACGATGATATTGGCTTTCtttgcatgcacacacacagccacgcccacacacacacacacacaggcacacacacacacaggcacacaacGAACAGCATTGGTAAAACTCCTAAAACACATACAGCACATGTAGTGGGCAGAAAGAGGGAGGAACACTAATCTCTTTAATAAATACCACACACTTAACAAAAGTCACAACTAATCCAACTGGTatgatacaaaacaaaaaataaagaaatgtcttCATGTTTGTACAAGCTGttgttgtatatatatatatatttatataatttatatagtAAAACTATCTTAAACGCTTTACTACCAGGGCAAATAAAGCCAGACATTCATTTGTATACAACAGTTTCTGTGATAACTTATATATTTGAAGTAAACTTTTAGTGTCTTCAGAATTTGAGTGCAAATATCTATTTTCTCATGGACGAAATAAAAACAGCTGGCGAggtaaacacacaaacagtaGACTGTTGCACGTTGTCCAATCGGAAACAGTAAAAGCTCTtacattcctaaaataaaagGCAATAAGTTAAAACAGTTCTTCAAAGGAACAgtaaaccaaacacaaacatataaatactttaaatattaaaatcaactcaattaaaacaacaacaccacccaaaaaaaaaaaaagaaagaaagaaaacaacccacaaacatacaaacaggATTGAtatcattttgtgcaaaaaccaGTAGTGaacctttgtgtttctgctctggGCGGTCGGGTGTTTAGCGTTAGACAACACAgatgaaacattaaaagttaCAGTCACGGGGGGGAAAACGGGGCGTTCGATGTTCTAGCATGGAGGCTGTCGCACTGACAGGCGGGCGGGTAGGCAGACACGGCAGAGAGAACACACACTTGGAGCAGGTCGAACTCAAACCAGGAGAGGCCACAGTGAGCCATGGGCAGCCAGTGATCAGTGGAcggggggggaggggagggacGTCGCTGTCGACTCTTCGGCGAGAAGCTGGAGGGGCCAAAACTATTGAAACGAAAAGCAGATTCCAACGACTCGAATCACACCGGAAACCACTGACTTAATAacgaaccacagtgctggttacAGTAGAGGCTAAAAGATTTCAGCTGTGGGCACAAAATGACGACAGttacacactttttaaaaatttttgctTGAGCACTTTTACAGAGCACTATCAATAGACCTGTGATTGCACTGCGGAACGAGAACAGGACATGCATAGCTTCCCTATGGACACACTCTATGAGAAGAGATTCAtcaataaaattacaacaaatctAGCTTTTAAAATCAAGTATGATACCACTTGCTTGTAACTTTTTGTTTCCAGCCTTTTTGGcgaaaagaaacatttgcagCTCTGGTTTTGTCGTTCTGGACAACATCTACTTCCGCAGTAAACCCATGACCCCTGCACACTCAAAGGCGCCAAAAAGCGAGGCAAGCTGTTGACGAAATAGCCTCACCTAACGGCTGTTTGACGAGCCTTCGCATcgcttcgttttttttttttttttcctacttgtCTTTTTCGTCTTTGGACCCTCAGAGGTGGAAGCAGGCATCACAGGATGTCAACAATGCTGCTGGCGATGTTGTAGCGGTCAGGGAGGACCCTCATCTTCAGGGTGCCGTCCGCGCCGCAGGTGAAGATGCGGTTCCCCGGACGCGTCTCCACCTTGGTGACGCCGTTGCCGATGTTGCGGAAGATGGACTGCTTGGCGTGTTCGTTGCTGAAGGAGTGCATGAGGCCGTGGCCCGCTAGCTTCCAgacctggagagaaaaaacacagatctgatttttcttttttgtccaaTCAACTTTTACGAACCTTTTCGTAGAGGATGGTTCACTGTTGTTTATACTGATCAAAGAAACAACTGCAAAAGCAAATGTGTCTTGGCCTGATAGCAGGTGAGCATTTAGAAACCGGTTACCTTTTACACACactggaaaataataatttataacatTTGCAATTTACTTGATTCTAGTTCGTCCTTCAGTACCAAGATTCATTGACTCAATCTATTGTGATTTTGATCTATAATTCCACATAGCACAGTTCACTTCTCTgactttaattagtttttatgcgcttcatttttgtttctacaaacTGAAACCAGATAGAGACCAAAGAAGGAATGTCCAAAGACTTACAGGCTGTGGGATGtgatccattttatttctttttcttctttttttttttttacttaagtaatatctgtatttatttaagttaccaaaagaaatgtgtaaatcagactaaaaataaaacataagacaaacttttttaaaacatccaatGAAAATCGGTTACCTTTATGTTTCCCTCCGCGGAGCCGGTGACAAAGAAGTCCTCAAAGGGATCCAGAGCGAGCGCCTTGATGGCCGAGTCATGGGCCTGGAAAGTGTGCAGCAGCTGTCTCTGGCGGatgtcaaacacacacacaaagccttTCCTGCCTCCAGTgatgagcagctgctgcttctgagCGTACTCCAGGACAGTGGCCCCGTTCTCATGGCAGGGGAAAGCTGAGGGGTATGAAGGATGCGTCACAGAGCAGCTTGTTACGGTGGAataataccttttttttttcttttttttttaaaacatcaggtTTCTTACCGTGGACTATAGTATTGCCAGGTGAAATCAGAGTGTCCCACAAGCAAACGTTTCTGCAAATATTAATGTAATAATCAAcctgacttttaaaaacaaaacgtctCCGATTTAGATTCTCGGCGCGGACGCTTGCCTGTTGTCGTTGGACTGCCCGGCCGTCGCGATCAGGCTGGAAGACGTGATGAACGCAAAATCCCCGCAGGTCTTGGAGTGACACTGCCAACTCTGACAGCAACAagagaacaaaaaggaagaacaaCGATTTCAGGATTTACTCTGAAGGGTTTGCTTTGACGCCAACAGTCTGACGTGAGGGCGGGGAGTCGACCTCACCAGGTAAGGTTTGGGGTTGGAGGACGTCTGGTTGACCTGCCAGAGACTGAGGAATCCCTCGCCGTCAGCAACTCCGCACTGCAACAGGAATTTAGGAAAATCAGAACAACCCAGCAAGCAGACAAAACACAGCTaatattctctctctttctcggtgtgtgtgtgtgtgtgtgtgtgtgtgtgtgtgtgtatacctTATTGCCTTGGGAGTTAAAATAGAGCCGGGTGATACGAGCGTTGCCTGCTTGTCTGAAGCAAATGAGCTGCTGCGGCCTGTTCCATTCGAACATCCTCACACTGCCGTCCTGAGCCCCCGTCATGTCTGAGGCACACGCCAATATGTCAGAGGAAAATTCATCGCAACTAACGGTTGAAACCAGTGAAGCGGAGTCACTTACAATACTGATAAACCGGGTGCGATGTCATCCTCTTCAcattatttagatttcttttcataatctgggaaaaaagaaaagttaaataacaaataaagttaatattGATAAAGTCGTCTAAAACATCCAGCTATCCAGATtggtaaaataagaaaatacaggAAGCGATTTAGAGCATTAATAGAGTTTATGTACATTTAtaaacagttaatttatttcagcttggCAACCGCCCACTTTAAAACTGTACATTTAGAGAtgaatctgaaaatattcaacCCCCTCTGCAAATTCGGTTTACtggcaaaaaagaagaagaagaagaaaaagatttaacatTGTATTGGTGTTTGCGAGGCCTGAAGAGGAAGTAACGGCTGAAACCAGATTCCTGAGGAGGCAGGCGCtgaaaaactgcaacaacaCCTGGAGGCTGCGGCCAACGAGGTTTCAGTTTCCACAGTAAGGGACGAACTAAACGAGCCCCACTCTGTTCTGTGGAGCGAGAAATCAAAACAAGAGTGCTCTGAAGCTACGGATGaatgcaataaagaaatctgTCTCCGGTGAAGCAGTGAGGAGGCTCCGTGATGCTCAGACAGCTTTCGTTCATCTGGCAActtcttaagatttttttagCAAGAAGATTAAAATGTCATCCAAACACATgaggtgttaaaaaaaatctggtgctttttgtcttttattgctGCTGTGAAGCATTTTCTTGTCATCTAGAAACTTTGCAAATAACAAAGgagtgaaacaaacaaacaaacaaaaaacacacaacagcaaAATTTGATATATTCCCTAAAAGTGGAGTAAAAGTTTCCTTTTGGCTTTCTTTCTGTTCAGCTCTGGTTAAGCCACCTTCAAATTCAGTTGAATACATCATATACAAGCTGAATGTTGGCCCACCATTGAACCACACATTTCCTCAAatctattttcaaaaaaaaaaaaaaaaaaaaaagctcttggATGGGTCAAATATTCTACAAGTGTCAGTAAGTTTGTCctaataatgaaataaaccgtaatttagaaaaacaatcataaatttctagaaaaattttGCTTTCAAACTAATTTTTCACCTGCTGAAgattcaaaagcaaaaacaccaGGAACATTATAAAATGATCCACagtttttattgcagaaaaaaaccccaaaaaacaaacaaaactccaCTATTCAGCACAGCGGAGCACGAGGATTCAGATCTGTAAAAAGGACAGAAGCAGAGCAGAGGATCACCGCCTGCCCCGTCCTCTTCACTGTATCACACCGAACATTTATCAGCCTGGCTGGGACGCCGAGGTCTCCGGCTGTAAGGTGCTGTGACGCAAATCTGCACCTTGGGCAGACGGCTGTGAGAGCTATCTGAGTTTATAAGCAAGGCATCTCTGCCGCGCAGAGCTGCCCTCTCATCCGTATCAGCGCTCACAGACTCAGCAGCAGGTCAGGTGTTTAGTCGGCGCGGCTTTGTTTGGCGCGATGTTGATAAGGTTTAGAAACATAAACTTTGTCTGCGGATGAGCGGAGACTTTGAGCTAAAGATTGAATCCGACGTTTTATGTTCCTTCTGCTGTTGGTAAATACGAGTCATTTGTAACGCATGTAGAccagaccaaaataaaacacacaaacaaacaaaaacgacTTAGTAGAGTCACTTCGCAGAGTTTCACCCGACAGCAGAATTGGGAAAAGAACCTGGTTTCCCCCTACTGTTAGAGGCGAAGAACTGCAAACTCAACACTGCCTGGTGCAAAATTTGGAGATTTGACAACAAAGTAGCTCATACCACGCTGGCCCCCATGCTGGTCTGACCGCTGCCGAGCCACGGCATGGATGCAGAGACTGGCATCGGAGGCGGTGCAAAGGACACGGAGCTCGCCTGGGCGATATTTGTGTGAGAGGAGCGGGGGTCTAAGTCGTCAGAGctgcaaaacaaagcagaaaaacaaacattgtgtAGATTTAGTTGGGTGTTTTTTGTGCTGgaaggaaacaacaacaaaatccaaaaattatTCTTTCATTTGACGCGATTCCGACCTTCGGGATTCCTTATCAAAGTCATCTCCTATCCAGGTGTAGGGCTGGACGGCCACTAGAGTGGAGACGTCCACCTCCTGGACATCGTGGGTGGACGCCAACACGATCTCATTGGAATTAGCCTGAGAATAGAAGGAAGAAGGGAGGATGAGGAGCAACGATTAACAGAGGGGAACTGCTTCtaactttattgaaaatgact
This genomic interval from Gambusia affinis linkage group LG02, SWU_Gaff_1.0, whole genome shotgun sequence contains the following:
- the gldn gene encoding gliomedin, with amino-acid sequence MLKHVVGPQKRGSEVLTMWIPTPSMTVPQRMVLYGTCVVALVNSVGLLVLVVQQNQQHARLQQTEARLAEVEQSSVVEFIQEVPRGAAGLRAGPGDRSQYQQYSRNKRSEEKDLQREHHHDDEGKGLRLKEASQEVGEEKDELKLELKHKHRHGQHYNTQDDMMMMMTYSMVPIKLLIDICNSTKGVCLAGPPGPPGLPGADGLPGHNGTDGIPGLNGLPGAVGKRGKKGPPGEKGEPGEQGEQGEPGPPGEAYEPSNDVIVEGPPGPPGPPGPPGPMGPPGPQGPPRTRHHRAHLQTAQTLGLLHAVPNDETLTVKQAVKLHEKPVKNECLIKSLINPRIVAKMESTFGTWMKDTAHLNDERIWVAEHFSGRMLKEYQNMAAFQNGSSETVDVRKFYQGCGHTVHNGSLYYHIAGTSTIARFDFRTRRLHTLYIDNALFNNLSYLLTNSKTYFKMAADENGLWLIFASGADESIMIAQLDQKTFSVTSYINTTYPRTKAGNAFIACGVLYVTDTKDARVTFAFDLLKGKAVNMTFDLRSPGGVLAMLSYSPKDRHLYVWDQNYVRLFVVHYISDE